CCGCTTATTACGGTTTCCCCTCAAAAATATCTGATCTCCAGCATGCCGTGGCCTTGTTGGGGTTCAATCTGGTAAAATCCCTGGCCATTTCCATTGGCGTCATTAAAAACTTTCCCCGGGGGAAGCAGTCGGCCTATTTTTCCGCCTCCGGGTTATGGCTGCACAGCCTGGTGGTGGCCACCGTTATGCAGGATATGGGTCGCCGTTTTTATTCCCGGGACGATAATCACGATTATCTTTTCATTATTGGCCTCTTGCATGATCTGGGTAAGGTGGTGCTGGACCAGTTTTTTCCTGAGCTTTTCAATGAAGTGCTGGAAAAGGCCAATGCCGGAGAGCATATCAAACTGCACCGGATCGAAAGGGAGATTATCGGCATTGATC
The window above is part of the Pseudomonadota bacterium genome. Proteins encoded here:
- a CDS encoding HDOD domain-containing protein; translation: MEKQELHRKIYAKIEELPTLPAVIPKLLSLMDNPKTSAVDVKEVISHDPAMTAKLLKVANSAYYGFPSKISDLQHAVALLGFNLVKSLAISIGVIKNFPRGKQSAYFSASGLWLHSLVVATVMQDMGRRFYSRDDNHDYLFIIGLLHDLGKVVLDQFFPELFNEVLEKANAGEHIKLHRIEREIIGIDHCEVSAMLLTRWKFPPKIVQPIAGHHQREVLAGVSQKDVVLLRIANVIAQELG